The following coding sequences are from one Paenibacillus stellifer window:
- a CDS encoding gluconokinase, whose protein sequence is MGLFVGLDIGTTSTKVFMYERNGKIRGSGKAGYSLLVPEPGRAEQRPEDIMSAVAEAFRQAMKNASVKPGDIEAVGVSTAMHSLMAVDGEGKPLTELITWADNRSAPQLERLKESGEAEELYKLTGTPVHPMSPLCKLLWWKENKPGLFEKAAKFISIKEYLLHHLFGVYAIDVSLAAATGLLEVSGTDWSERALKLAGIGRERLSRIVPVTEVLRGMNPEMAESCGLSPDTPWVVGASDGALANIGSGAAGLGRTAVTIGTSGAVRRFASEPLIDPQGRTFCYAFDEKRWLIGGPTNNGGIALRWFKEQFLDGAPSGAGADSRFRGQPERRQRRGRNHVVIGPGKQGYAKDGPQTFDELIGMAMTVPAGADGLVFLPYLTGERAPYWDPDARGVFAGAGLHHGRAHFARAVLEGVLLAVKGVTETLKELAGPPERLLASGGFASSAAWTGLLADIAGVRVDVPDSYEASAYGAALVAMKALGAVDSLEQADEHIGIIRSHAPNEANRAVYEKLYPLFKDLYWRLEPLFPQLASMQVRG, encoded by the coding sequence ATGGGGCTTTTTGTCGGCTTGGATATCGGAACGACCAGTACTAAAGTTTTTATGTACGAACGGAATGGTAAAATACGCGGCTCCGGCAAAGCCGGCTATTCGCTTCTCGTACCCGAGCCGGGAAGGGCGGAGCAGCGTCCGGAAGACATTATGTCGGCTGTTGCGGAGGCGTTCCGTCAGGCGATGAAGAACGCATCCGTCAAGCCGGGCGATATTGAGGCGGTAGGTGTCAGCACGGCGATGCACAGCCTGATGGCGGTGGACGGGGAAGGCAAGCCTCTGACCGAGCTGATTACATGGGCGGACAACCGCAGCGCTCCCCAACTGGAGAGGCTCAAGGAGAGCGGAGAAGCAGAGGAATTGTACAAACTGACCGGTACGCCGGTTCATCCGATGTCACCGCTCTGCAAGCTGCTGTGGTGGAAGGAGAACAAGCCAGGGCTGTTTGAGAAGGCGGCTAAATTCATTTCGATCAAAGAGTATTTGCTGCACCACCTCTTCGGGGTGTATGCCATCGATGTGTCTCTCGCTGCGGCTACAGGACTGCTGGAGGTCAGCGGAACAGACTGGTCGGAACGTGCCCTGAAACTGGCCGGCATCGGCAGAGAACGGCTCAGCCGAATCGTTCCGGTGACCGAGGTTCTGCGCGGGATGAACCCGGAAATGGCGGAAAGCTGCGGGCTGTCGCCGGATACGCCCTGGGTTGTCGGGGCGAGCGACGGCGCACTGGCGAACATTGGCTCCGGCGCGGCGGGCCTTGGCCGGACCGCTGTGACGATCGGAACCAGCGGCGCGGTGCGGCGGTTCGCGTCCGAGCCGCTGATCGATCCGCAGGGCCGGACGTTCTGCTATGCTTTTGACGAGAAGCGCTGGCTCATCGGGGGGCCGACGAACAACGGCGGGATTGCGCTGCGCTGGTTCAAGGAGCAGTTCTTGGACGGGGCTCCGTCAGGCGCGGGGGCGGACTCCCGCTTCCGGGGCCAGCCGGAGAGAAGGCAGCGGCGCGGCCGGAACCATGTCGTGATCGGGCCCGGCAAGCAGGGCTACGCCAAAGACGGCCCTCAGACATTCGATGAACTGATCGGAATGGCAATGACAGTGCCGGCCGGCGCGGACGGCCTGGTGTTCCTGCCTTATCTGACCGGCGAACGCGCGCCATATTGGGACCCGGATGCGCGCGGCGTCTTCGCCGGCGCGGGGCTGCATCACGGGCGGGCCCACTTCGCCCGCGCTGTGCTCGAAGGCGTGCTGCTTGCGGTGAAAGGCGTGACTGAGACGCTGAAGGAGCTGGCCGGACCGCCTGAACGGCTGCTTGCTTCGGGCGGCTTCGCCTCCTCGGCAGCCTGGACCGGCCTGCTGGCTGACATAGCGGGCGTCCGAGTTGATGTGCCGGACAGCTACGAGGCTTCCGCCTACGGAGCCGCGCTGGTGGCGATGAAGGCGCTTGGGGCTGTGGATTCGCTGGAGCAGGCCGACGAACACATCGGAATCATCCGAAGCCACGCTCCGAATGAGGCGAACCGGGCGGTGTACGAGAAGCTGTACCCGCTGTTCAAGGACCTGTACTGGCGGCTGGAGCCTCTCTTCCCGCAGCTGGCCTCCATGCAGGTGCGCGGCTAA
- a CDS encoding TorD/DmsD family molecular chaperone: MTMMTIPSLNVPDAFGRWLETRGFIYQLFADFLGRRPTLSLIAQWSRNRQIAKGAEIWDAGREVKSYLCGRKPQELVELCEKEGVEYDRLMKDGTLMGVQPREAALIGESEAFSNVLSCLYASAGIVFKKCGDESDDHIAIELEFMNELHERMLFNSFSARSALELLNVQESFLQEHLLQWTPEFCKHLDEATDSPLYRGLARMLKEFLPYDLHMLQAWRSSMESAAAAV; the protein is encoded by the coding sequence ATGACCATGATGACCATTCCTTCCCTGAATGTTCCCGACGCCTTTGGCCGCTGGCTGGAAACCAGGGGTTTCATATATCAGCTGTTCGCCGATTTCCTCGGCAGAAGACCGACTCTGTCCCTGATTGCCCAGTGGAGCCGCAACCGGCAGATCGCCAAGGGCGCCGAAATTTGGGATGCCGGGCGCGAAGTGAAATCGTATCTGTGCGGACGGAAGCCCCAGGAGCTTGTTGAGCTGTGCGAGAAGGAAGGCGTAGAGTACGACCGTCTGATGAAGGATGGGACCCTGATGGGCGTTCAGCCGAGAGAGGCCGCCCTGATCGGCGAGTCGGAGGCGTTCAGCAATGTGTTGTCCTGCCTGTACGCTTCGGCCGGCATCGTATTCAAGAAATGCGGGGACGAGTCGGATGACCATATTGCCATCGAACTTGAATTCATGAACGAACTGCATGAGCGCATGCTTTTTAACAGCTTCTCGGCGAGAAGTGCGCTGGAGCTGCTGAACGTGCAGGAGAGCTTCCTGCAGGAGCATCTGCTTCAGTGGACGCCTGAGTTCTGCAAGCATCTGGACGAAGCGACGGACAGCCCGCTGTACCGGGGGCTTGCCCGGATGCTGAAGGAATTCCTGCCGTACGATCTGCACATGCTTCAAGCCTGGAGATCGTCCATGGAGAGCGCCGCTGCGGCGGTATGA
- the moaA gene encoding GTP 3',8-cyclase MoaA, whose product MELLTDPFGRVHDYMRISVTDRCNLRCIYCMPAEGMQFQPHDEILSYEEIASIVKALAPAGLRKIRLTGGEPLVRRDLERLVEMLAGIPGIEDLSLTTNGLLLPGKAASLKAAGLSRVNISIDSLRQERFAMITRGGEVAKVLKGIEAAQAAGLSPIKLNVVLMKGINDDEIKDFVALTLNNPLNVRFIEYMPIGSATDTWRQTYLPLERVLEACREAGWETEPAHSSAGGGPSQDRRVAGAQGTFGLIHPVSEHFCDNCNRLRLTADGHIKACLYWSDEYNVRPLADDPEAVRALFRKALAGKPHNHEMALALEKKAQSHTPTARRMSQIGG is encoded by the coding sequence ATGGAACTGCTGACAGACCCTTTTGGACGCGTTCACGACTATATGCGGATATCGGTCACGGACCGCTGCAATTTGCGCTGTATTTATTGCATGCCGGCGGAAGGCATGCAATTCCAGCCTCATGACGAAATTCTGAGCTATGAAGAAATCGCCTCGATCGTGAAGGCGCTCGCTCCCGCCGGACTGCGCAAAATCCGGCTGACCGGCGGCGAGCCCCTGGTGCGCCGCGATCTGGAACGCCTTGTCGAGATGCTGGCCGGCATTCCGGGCATCGAGGATCTCTCCCTGACGACGAACGGACTGCTGCTCCCCGGCAAGGCGGCATCCCTTAAAGCCGCCGGGCTCTCCCGGGTGAATATCAGCATCGACTCGCTCCGCCAGGAACGGTTCGCCATGATTACCCGGGGCGGTGAGGTGGCGAAGGTGCTGAAGGGCATCGAAGCCGCCCAGGCGGCCGGTCTATCACCGATCAAGCTCAATGTTGTGTTGATGAAAGGCATCAACGACGACGAAATCAAAGACTTTGTCGCCCTGACCCTGAACAACCCGCTGAATGTGCGGTTCATTGAATATATGCCGATCGGCAGCGCGACCGACACCTGGCGGCAGACCTATCTGCCGCTTGAGCGGGTGCTGGAGGCATGCCGGGAAGCCGGCTGGGAGACCGAGCCGGCCCATTCGTCGGCAGGCGGAGGACCGTCCCAGGACCGCCGCGTGGCCGGGGCCCAGGGCACCTTCGGCCTGATCCATCCCGTCAGCGAGCATTTCTGCGACAACTGCAACCGGCTTCGCCTGACGGCGGACGGCCATATCAAGGCCTGTCTGTACTGGTCGGACGAATATAATGTCCGCCCCCTGGCGGACGACCCCGAAGCCGTCCGCGCGCTGTTCCGCAAGGCGCTCGCCGGCAAGCCCCATAATCACGAAATGGCTCTGGCGCTTGAGAAGAAAGCGCAGAGCCATACCCCGACCGCCCGCCGCATGTCGCAGATCGGCGGTTAA
- a CDS encoding LysE/ArgO family amino acid transporter produces the protein MTEAIIHGMILAIGLILPLGAQNIFVFNQGAAQPAVLRALPAVLTAAVCDTLLITASVGGISLAVLALKGLTPILYGVGAVFLTVMGWKIWRGGFSGSQAAALPPRGQALYALSVSLLNPHALMDTVGVIGTSSLQYAGWERWTFAGAAALVSWAWFAALAAAGRMLGAADPSGRLLRCMNVISALLLWGMAVMMLLRLLRLLRLAAG, from the coding sequence ATGACAGAAGCAATCATTCACGGGATGATATTGGCCATCGGCCTCATTCTGCCGCTTGGCGCGCAGAATATTTTTGTATTCAACCAGGGAGCAGCCCAGCCCGCCGTTCTCAGGGCGCTGCCAGCTGTGCTGACGGCAGCCGTATGCGATACGCTGTTGATTACGGCATCGGTAGGGGGCATATCGCTGGCCGTTCTGGCACTGAAAGGGCTGACGCCGATTCTGTATGGAGTTGGTGCCGTCTTCCTGACGGTCATGGGCTGGAAAATATGGCGGGGCGGCTTCTCCGGAAGCCAGGCCGCTGCGCTGCCGCCGAGGGGACAGGCGCTCTACGCGCTGTCGGTGTCGCTGCTCAATCCCCACGCCCTGATGGACACCGTGGGCGTCATCGGGACGAGCTCGCTCCAGTACGCCGGCTGGGAGCGCTGGACCTTCGCGGGGGCCGCTGCCCTCGTCTCCTGGGCCTGGTTCGCGGCTCTGGCCGCGGCGGGCCGGATGCTGGGAGCAGCCGACCCTTCGGGCAGGCTGCTCCGTTGTATGAATGTTATCTCCGCGCTGCTGCTGTGGGGCATGGCGGTTATGATGCTGCTTCGCCTGCTTCGCCTGCTGCGCCTGGCGGCGGGTTAA
- a CDS encoding PLP-dependent aminotransferase family protein, with product MSPRFPLPELPDNESSNGRECPGPLPDWTPDLSGPVPLYRQIAAYIRGKIGSGSWPPGTKLPPQRTLARELGVNRSTVVAALGLLAESGLIEGRHGGGTAVTRPGNGEGGRGSWLAYVEEGRHYPNLPAIQAINRLEFSPGLIRLGTGEPGPDLLPGTEMAAVMAELAQGPLPLPYEEPLGSLRLRRAVSAELARSGINAGPSSILILSGALQGFQLISLGLLPKGSSIVLEKPSYLYSIHAFQSAGVRLHGLAMDDRGLIPEELEPAAARTGAALLYTIPSFHNPTGIVMDLERRQQLMEKTDALGLPVLEDGAYQELWLDAPPPPPLKAMDRSGRVLHLGTLSKSASPGLRIGWIAGPEPVIQRLADIKMQTDYGASSLSQQAAAIWLEKGLHDRHTETLRMKLRERRDLLLALLERHFAGLASWNRPSGGFYVWLRLKHPLPLPKLFHAALAEGLLLNTGDLYDRSDSRHLRLSFSYASPAELERGIARLAEVIRQFGGQV from the coding sequence ATGTCCCCCAGATTTCCGCTTCCGGAGCTTCCGGATAATGAAAGCTCAAACGGTAGAGAATGTCCCGGCCCGTTGCCGGACTGGACTCCCGACCTCTCCGGGCCGGTTCCTCTCTATAGGCAGATCGCCGCCTATATCCGGGGCAAAATCGGCAGCGGCAGCTGGCCGCCGGGCACGAAGCTCCCGCCGCAGCGCACGCTGGCGAGAGAGCTTGGCGTCAACCGCAGCACGGTAGTCGCCGCGCTTGGCTTGCTCGCGGAGTCCGGCCTCATCGAGGGCAGACACGGCGGCGGAACGGCCGTGACCCGGCCCGGGAACGGCGAAGGAGGCCGGGGAAGCTGGCTCGCCTACGTGGAGGAAGGCCGGCATTACCCGAACCTGCCGGCCATCCAGGCGATCAACCGCCTGGAGTTCAGCCCCGGGCTGATCCGGCTCGGCACGGGAGAGCCGGGCCCGGACCTGCTGCCCGGAACGGAAATGGCCGCCGTGATGGCGGAACTGGCGCAAGGCCCGCTGCCGCTGCCGTATGAGGAGCCGCTCGGCAGCCTCCGGCTCCGCCGGGCGGTCAGCGCGGAGCTGGCGCGCAGCGGCATTAACGCTGGTCCGTCCTCCATCCTGATCCTGTCCGGAGCGCTTCAGGGCTTCCAGCTGATCTCGCTCGGCCTGCTCCCCAAGGGCTCGTCCATTGTACTGGAGAAGCCTTCATACCTGTACTCCATCCACGCCTTTCAATCGGCCGGCGTCCGGCTGCACGGCCTGGCGATGGACGACCGGGGCCTGATCCCGGAAGAACTGGAGCCGGCGGCAGCCCGCACCGGGGCGGCGCTGCTGTATACGATCCCATCCTTTCACAATCCCACCGGGATTGTGATGGATCTGGAACGCAGACAGCAGCTCATGGAGAAGACTGACGCTCTCGGGCTTCCCGTTCTGGAGGACGGAGCCTATCAAGAGCTGTGGCTGGATGCCCCGCCACCCCCGCCATTGAAAGCGATGGACCGGAGCGGACGCGTGCTCCATCTCGGCACGCTGTCCAAATCGGCCAGCCCCGGGCTGCGGATCGGCTGGATCGCCGGGCCCGAGCCCGTCATCCAGCGGCTGGCCGACATCAAGATGCAGACCGATTACGGGGCAAGCTCCCTGTCCCAGCAGGCTGCTGCCATTTGGCTGGAGAAGGGTCTCCACGACCGGCATACGGAAACGCTGCGCATGAAGCTGCGGGAGCGGCGCGATCTGCTGCTGGCTCTCTTGGAGAGGCATTTTGCCGGACTGGCTTCCTGGAACCGCCCTTCCGGCGGATTCTATGTATGGCTCCGGCTGAAGCATCCGCTGCCGCTGCCGAAGCTGTTTCACGCGGCGCTGGCCGAAGGGCTGCTGCTCAACACAGGCGATCTGTACGACCGCTCCGACAGCCGGCATCTGCGCCTGTCCTTCTCATACGCTTCCCCGGCCGAGCTCGAGCGTGGGATCGCCCGGCTGGCGGAGGTGATCCGCCAGTTCGGCGGTCAGGTATGA
- a CDS encoding alpha/beta fold hydrolase: protein MTLIRPSEKVLRATISVLGFPMTVIQAVLSMRSLHKHKAPGEIISIGGRSLHAIVSGRGDSILPTIILESGMGGSALDWSLVQPALAKYTRVVAYDRAGFGWSTQTMEEPTCANYVQDLRRLLAQKKLEPPYLLVGHSFGGLIMRLFASQYPEEVSGLVLVDSTHEKRYIESHFNHSRRQEQLRYQKRLRLGFLLSPIGLTRIMKQHIGTGKLPPAIQNKVTASGYRNHAYKAAYLEFLHTSVSADQIIESSPLRPDMPVMVLTAGRQNEAWKESQRELLQLTDQTRQRIIEDSWHSIPIHKPQAVVQSVLGLLYRAD from the coding sequence ATGACCCTGATTCGTCCTTCAGAGAAGGTACTTCGTGCAACGATCTCTGTGCTTGGATTTCCGATGACCGTAATTCAAGCCGTTTTATCCATGCGTTCACTGCATAAACATAAAGCTCCGGGGGAGATCATTTCAATTGGCGGGCGCAGCCTTCATGCCATTGTGAGTGGAAGGGGCGATAGCATATTACCGACGATTATATTGGAATCGGGAATGGGCGGAAGTGCCTTGGATTGGTCATTGGTTCAACCTGCACTGGCTAAATATACGAGAGTTGTGGCCTATGACCGGGCCGGATTCGGTTGGAGCACCCAGACTATGGAGGAACCAACCTGTGCCAATTATGTTCAGGATTTAAGGAGGCTTCTTGCCCAAAAAAAGCTGGAACCTCCATACCTGCTCGTCGGTCATTCATTTGGCGGGCTGATCATGAGGCTGTTCGCTTCCCAATATCCGGAGGAGGTATCCGGGCTGGTTCTTGTAGATTCAACTCATGAAAAGAGATATATAGAGTCACATTTCAATCATTCAAGAAGGCAGGAGCAGCTGCGATATCAAAAAAGACTAAGGCTCGGATTTTTATTATCACCCATAGGATTGACCCGCATTATGAAGCAGCATATCGGGACGGGAAAATTGCCTCCCGCTATTCAAAACAAAGTGACCGCTTCAGGATATAGGAATCATGCATACAAAGCTGCCTATTTGGAATTTCTGCATACTTCTGTAAGCGCCGATCAGATCATCGAATCGAGCCCTTTGAGGCCTGACATGCCCGTCATGGTATTGACCGCCGGGAGGCAAAATGAGGCATGGAAAGAGTCGCAGAGGGAACTTCTGCAATTAACGGACCAAACCCGGCAGAGGATCATAGAGGATAGCTGGCATTCGATCCCAATTCATAAACCGCAGGCCGTTGTGCAATCCGTATTGGGCCTGCTATACAGAGCGGATTGA
- a CDS encoding sensor histidine kinase, producing MKKLVMVLKAVLGMAVIFTVLTGTWTAGYFIMHALYRHYGAPSSKYVSQLLTVLLGFLIVLLIGGVFSLIGRGRERAFYIPVLEAIRRIAKGDFSVVVENTERYGQFGELVEGINEMASELSRMETMRQDFISNVSHEIQSPLTSIRGFAQALRSEGISPEDREHYLDIIESESARLSGLSDSLLKLSVLEGDSSPPERKLYRLDRQLRSRILACEPQWIGKGIEVEAELEELWVTGAEDLLGQVWSNLLHNSVKFTPKDGLITVTARQSGRNIEVKVADTGVGISEEDLPRIFERFYKADKARSAGGGGSGLGLSLVKKIVELHGGTVAAESRPGEGTGVTVTLPGEPVG from the coding sequence ATGAAGAAGCTGGTTATGGTTCTTAAGGCCGTGCTGGGAATGGCGGTTATCTTCACGGTATTAACGGGTACATGGACGGCGGGATACTTCATCATGCATGCTCTTTATCGGCATTATGGGGCGCCGTCCTCCAAATACGTCTCTCAGCTTCTGACGGTGCTGCTCGGATTCCTGATCGTGCTTCTGATCGGCGGGGTGTTCTCCTTGATCGGCCGCGGCAGGGAACGGGCCTTCTACATCCCGGTCCTGGAGGCGATTCGGCGTATTGCCAAAGGCGATTTCTCCGTAGTTGTGGAGAACACAGAGCGTTACGGCCAGTTCGGCGAGCTGGTGGAAGGAATCAATGAGATGGCCAGCGAGCTGAGCCGGATGGAGACGATGCGGCAGGATTTCATTTCGAACGTCTCCCATGAAATCCAGTCGCCGCTGACGTCGATCCGGGGCTTCGCCCAGGCGCTGCGCAGCGAAGGGATCAGCCCGGAGGACCGGGAGCATTACCTGGACATTATCGAGTCCGAGAGCGCGCGGCTGTCCGGTCTCAGCGACAGTCTGTTGAAGCTGTCGGTGCTGGAGGGCGACAGTTCTCCGCCGGAGAGAAAGCTGTACAGGCTGGACCGCCAGCTCCGCAGCCGGATTCTGGCGTGCGAGCCGCAGTGGATAGGAAAGGGAATCGAGGTCGAGGCGGAGCTGGAAGAGCTGTGGGTGACGGGAGCGGAGGATCTGCTCGGCCAGGTTTGGAGCAATCTGCTGCATAACAGCGTTAAATTCACGCCAAAGGACGGATTGATCACGGTTACGGCCCGGCAGAGCGGCCGGAACATCGAGGTGAAGGTCGCCGATACGGGGGTCGGGATATCCGAAGAGGATCTGCCCCGTATTTTCGAGCGGTTCTACAAAGCCGACAAAGCGCGCAGCGCCGGCGGGGGAGGCAGCGGTCTTGGACTCTCCCTCGTGAAGAAGATCGTGGAGCTTCATGGAGGGACAGTCGCCGCCGAGAGCCGGCCCGGCGAAGGAACGGGGGTCACGGTCACGCTGCCGGGCGAGCCGGTGGGGTAA
- a CDS encoding response regulator transcription factor yields the protein MAKILVVDDDPHIRELAAVFLKAEGMEVFEAADGREALDFLMDQTVDMVILDIMMPNVDGWELTRELRRESDLPLLMLTAKGETSQIVKGFELGTDDYLVKPFEPPVLLARVKALLKRYQISSAQSVTVGRLKMNRKTYEIQSEEGVLTLPLKEYELLFKLASYPGQTLTRERLIEEIWGYDFEGNERTLDVHINRLRERFPGERYGFVIRTVRGLGYRLEGTE from the coding sequence ATGGCCAAAATTCTGGTAGTGGACGACGATCCGCACATCCGCGAGTTGGCGGCCGTCTTTTTGAAGGCTGAGGGGATGGAGGTATTCGAGGCGGCCGACGGCAGGGAGGCCCTCGATTTCCTGATGGACCAGACGGTTGATATGGTCATCCTCGATATCATGATGCCGAATGTGGACGGATGGGAGCTGACCCGGGAGCTGAGGCGCGAATCCGATCTGCCGCTGCTCATGCTGACCGCGAAAGGCGAAACCTCACAGATCGTCAAGGGCTTCGAGCTTGGCACGGACGATTATCTGGTCAAGCCGTTCGAGCCGCCGGTGCTGCTCGCCCGGGTGAAGGCGCTGCTCAAGCGATACCAGATATCTTCGGCGCAGAGCGTGACTGTAGGCAGGCTGAAGATGAACCGCAAAACGTATGAAATTCAGAGCGAGGAAGGCGTTCTGACGCTGCCGCTCAAGGAATACGAGCTGCTGTTCAAGCTGGCGAGCTATCCGGGGCAGACGCTGACGCGCGAGAGATTGATCGAAGAGATTTGGGGCTATGACTTTGAGGGCAATGAGCGCACGCTGGACGTGCATATCAACCGGCTGCGCGAGCGGTTCCCGGGCGAACGGTACGGCTTCGTGATCCGCACGGTCAGAGGGCTGGGCTACCGCCTGGAGGGAACCGAATGA
- a CDS encoding ABC transporter ATP-binding protein, producing MAKADPKSRDVKSLRPFLKLLKETRPPYGLLVLAITLSVISTLVSLVIPMFTKGLVDGFALSSISGLQIAGIAGAFIAQTIAAGVSVYLLNYAGQKMVAGLRERLWRKLLLLPVSYYNDSRTGESVSRMTNDTGIIKTLVSEHAASLFTGLISIVGSVSVLFYLNWKMTLVLFTVLPLSALILVPLGRMMYRISKGMQDETASFTANLSGVLSEIRLVKASGAEEREYESGRASIGRLLAFGIREGKVGAWISPLVSLVFMMLLVVIIGYGGMQVSSGALTAGELVAFILYLIQIVMPLTQLTTFFTQIQKAMGASERIMETLDHQEEHYEGKEAEDGGNLPITLANVVFGYKSEEPVLRDVSCEIRPGEVTAIVGPSGGGKTTLFGLLERFYEPLAGSIALGGTSINDFSLSSWRGSIGYVSQESPLLAGTVAENLTYGLDREISPEEMKRAAAMAYADAFIEELPNGYNTDVGERGVKLSGGQRQRIAIARALLRDPKILMLDEATSSLDSKSEAVVQKALSNLMRGRTTLVIAHRLSTVVNADQILFMEKGKITGRGKHEELLREHELYREFALQQLQVAGPDDAAGSDAAELDKREEDTGHGQNSGSGRRSAHPRVGGRLFEG from the coding sequence ATGGCCAAGGCCGATCCGAAATCCCGGGACGTTAAGTCCCTTCGTCCTTTTCTGAAGCTGCTCAAGGAGACGAGGCCTCCCTACGGTCTGCTTGTCCTTGCGATAACGCTCAGCGTGATCTCCACGCTGGTCTCTCTCGTGATTCCGATGTTCACCAAGGGGCTGGTCGACGGCTTCGCGCTGTCTTCGATCAGCGGACTGCAGATTGCCGGCATAGCCGGCGCTTTTATCGCCCAGACGATCGCAGCTGGCGTCTCGGTCTACCTGCTGAATTACGCCGGCCAGAAGATGGTGGCGGGGCTTCGGGAGCGGCTGTGGCGCAAGCTGCTGCTGCTGCCGGTCTCCTATTACAACGACAGCCGTACAGGCGAAAGCGTCAGCCGGATGACGAACGATACGGGAATTATCAAAACGCTTGTCTCGGAGCATGCCGCCAGCCTGTTCACCGGACTGATTTCGATCGTCGGCTCGGTGTCGGTGCTCTTTTATCTCAATTGGAAAATGACGCTCGTCCTGTTCACCGTGCTGCCGCTGTCCGCGCTCATTCTTGTGCCGCTCGGCCGGATGATGTACCGGATCTCGAAGGGCATGCAGGATGAGACGGCGTCATTCACGGCCAACCTGAGCGGTGTGCTGTCGGAGATCCGGCTGGTCAAGGCGTCCGGGGCGGAGGAACGGGAATATGAGTCCGGCAGAGCCAGCATTGGCAGACTGCTCGCCTTCGGCATCAGGGAGGGCAAGGTCGGCGCCTGGATCAGCCCGCTCGTCTCCCTCGTCTTCATGATGCTGCTTGTCGTCATTATCGGCTACGGCGGGATGCAGGTGTCAAGCGGAGCCTTGACGGCCGGAGAACTGGTCGCGTTCATTCTGTACCTGATCCAGATCGTTATGCCGCTGACGCAGCTGACGACCTTTTTCACCCAGATTCAGAAGGCGATGGGCGCATCGGAACGGATTATGGAGACGCTGGATCATCAAGAAGAGCACTACGAAGGGAAGGAAGCAGAGGACGGGGGAAATCTCCCGATCACGCTTGCGAACGTCGTCTTTGGCTACAAAAGCGAGGAGCCCGTCCTGCGCGACGTAAGCTGCGAAATTCGTCCGGGCGAGGTGACCGCGATTGTCGGGCCGAGCGGCGGAGGAAAGACGACCCTGTTCGGATTGCTGGAGCGTTTCTATGAGCCGCTTGCGGGAAGCATTGCGCTAGGCGGCACGTCGATCAACGATTTCTCCCTGTCCTCCTGGCGGGGGAGCATCGGGTATGTCTCCCAGGAGAGTCCGCTGCTTGCCGGAACAGTCGCAGAGAATCTCACCTACGGCCTGGACCGGGAGATCAGCCCGGAGGAAATGAAGCGGGCAGCCGCTATGGCGTATGCCGACGCTTTTATCGAAGAGCTGCCGAACGGCTACAATACCGATGTCGGGGAGCGGGGCGTGAAGCTGTCCGGCGGCCAGCGGCAGCGGATCGCCATCGCCCGGGCGCTGCTGCGCGATCCGAAGATTCTGATGCTGGATGAGGCGACCTCAAGCCTGGACAGCAAGTCCGAGGCCGTCGTGCAGAAGGCTCTGTCCAATCTGATGCGGGGACGGACGACACTGGTGATCGCCCACCGGTTGTCCACGGTCGTGAATGCCGATCAGATTCTGTTCATGGAGAAAGGCAAGATTACGGGCAGAGGCAAGCATGAGGAGCTGCTGCGGGAACATGAGCTGTACCGGGAATTCGCGCTCCAGCAGCTGCAGGTGGCGGGACCGGACGATGCGGCCGGTTCCGATGCGGCGGAGCTTGACAAGAGAGAGGAGGACACCGGCCATGGCCAAAATTCTGGTAGTGGACGACGATCCGCACATCCGCGAGTTGGCGGCCGTCTTTTTGAAGGCTGA
- the mobA gene encoding molybdenum cofactor guanylyltransferase → MLGHHTGEKQQPPFIAGIVLAGGQSSRMGTDKAMLDIGGMPSISRAAGALRSVAAQVVIACGEKEREEYRFLNLPQAPDRFPGCGPLAGIHAGMMHSPAEWYAAVACDLPFVTADFLRCMIARAAADTAAGSGGPQAVLPVSAEGRLQPLLGLYRRDALPFLEEALAAGRFKVMDWLRNLDVRQVPESLCSGARRDHPSPLLNMNTLEDYRKAGDFRV, encoded by the coding sequence TTGCTCGGACATCATACAGGTGAAAAACAACAGCCGCCCTTCATTGCGGGCATCGTGCTGGCCGGGGGGCAGTCGTCGCGGATGGGGACCGACAAGGCGATGCTGGATATCGGCGGAATGCCGTCGATTTCCCGGGCCGCCGGGGCGCTGCGGAGCGTCGCAGCGCAGGTCGTCATCGCCTGCGGGGAGAAGGAGCGGGAGGAGTACCGCTTCCTGAACCTTCCGCAGGCGCCGGATCGCTTCCCGGGCTGCGGCCCGCTGGCGGGCATTCATGCCGGGATGATGCACTCGCCCGCGGAGTGGTACGCAGCGGTTGCATGCGATCTGCCGTTTGTTACGGCGGATTTTCTGCGCTGCATGATAGCGCGCGCGGCAGCGGACACGGCAGCGGGAAGCGGCGGGCCGCAGGCTGTTCTGCCGGTGTCGGCGGAAGGGCGGCTTCAGCCGCTCCTGGGGCTGTATCGCCGGGACGCGCTGCCGTTCCTTGAAGAAGCGCTTGCCGCAGGCCGATTCAAGGTCATGGACTGGCTCCGGAATTTGGACGTCCGGCAGGTGCCGGAGTCCCTGTGTTCAGGCGCCCGGAGAGATCACCCCTCACCGCTGCTTAATATGAACACTCTGGAGGACTACCGGAAGGCGGGGGATTTTCGAGTTTAA